One stretch of Actinomycetota bacterium DNA includes these proteins:
- a CDS encoding aminotransferase class V-fold PLP-dependent enzyme: MSDLGDALHWAADQIAEYRGGLHDRPVAPSVDPARLIDALGGPLPAQGAGVRTVLEQLTAAVEPALMTTAGPRFFGFVVGGSLDSATVADILATGWDQVAFNYTTSPAGAIVEDVAGEWLKDLFGIPASASFGLVTGGQGANNVALAAGRHSVLAKAGWDVEEQGLQGAPRIRIVASEERHATIDRALRLLGIGNAAVEPVPAGPNGAIDTAALDGVLASGPRGPAIVCLQAGNVNTGACDDLEAGCEAAKEHGAWVHVDGAFGLWAAASPSTRHLVNGIALADSWSVDGHKWLNVPYDCGYVFCADPEAHVASMSYNAAYLTGHGEGARRHPADYVPESSRRARGFATWAALRELGRDGLADLIDRCCAHARRFGEELGRIDGVEIGNVIELNQVLVSFGTDQLTNRVIEAVQGEGTFWAGGTTWRGRRFMRISVSNWSTTAGDVDRSVEAIRRALAET; encoded by the coding sequence GTGTCCGACCTCGGCGACGCTCTCCACTGGGCAGCTGATCAGATCGCCGAATACCGGGGCGGTCTCCACGATCGGCCGGTCGCCCCTTCCGTCGACCCCGCCCGCCTCATCGACGCCCTCGGCGGACCGCTTCCGGCGCAGGGCGCCGGCGTTCGAACGGTCCTGGAACAACTCACGGCGGCGGTCGAGCCGGCCCTAATGACCACCGCCGGGCCACGGTTTTTCGGCTTCGTCGTCGGCGGGTCGCTGGACTCCGCCACCGTTGCCGACATTCTTGCCACCGGCTGGGACCAGGTCGCCTTCAACTACACAACGTCGCCCGCCGGGGCGATCGTCGAGGACGTCGCCGGCGAGTGGCTGAAGGACCTCTTCGGCATACCCGCCTCCGCTTCGTTCGGTCTGGTGACAGGAGGTCAGGGCGCCAACAACGTGGCCCTCGCCGCCGGCCGGCACTCGGTGCTGGCGAAGGCCGGCTGGGACGTCGAGGAGCAGGGCCTGCAGGGTGCACCGCGGATTCGCATCGTCGCCTCAGAGGAACGCCACGCCACCATCGACCGGGCGCTGCGGCTGCTCGGGATCGGAAACGCGGCGGTTGAGCCGGTGCCGGCCGGCCCCAACGGGGCCATCGACACTGCGGCGCTGGACGGTGTCCTGGCTTCGGGTCCCCGAGGCCCGGCCATCGTCTGCCTCCAGGCGGGGAACGTGAACACCGGCGCCTGCGACGACCTCGAGGCCGGGTGCGAAGCGGCGAAGGAGCACGGCGCCTGGGTGCACGTCGACGGCGCTTTCGGGCTGTGGGCCGCGGCCAGCCCCTCCACCAGGCACCTGGTGAACGGAATCGCACTGGCCGACTCGTGGTCGGTGGACGGCCACAAATGGCTGAACGTGCCCTACGACTGCGGCTACGTCTTCTGCGCCGACCCCGAAGCGCACGTCGCCTCGATGTCCTACAACGCGGCGTACCTGACCGGCCATGGAGAGGGGGCGCGGCGGCACCCGGCGGACTACGTGCCGGAGTCGTCCCGCCGGGCCCGGGGCTTCGCCACCTGGGCGGCTCTGCGGGAGCTGGGAAGGGATGGCCTGGCGGATCTCATCGACCGGTGCTGCGCCCACGCCCGGCGGTTCGGCGAAGAGCTGGGGAGGATCGACGGCGTGGAGATCGGCAACGTGATTGAGCTGAACCAGGTGCTGGTGAGCTTCGGGACGGATCAGCTGACGAATCGGGTGATCGAAGCGGTTCAGGGGGAAGGAACATTTTGGGCCGGCGGTACAACCTGGCGGGGCCGGCGGTTCATGCGGATATCGGTGTCGAACTGGTCGACGACGGCCGGGGACGTCGACCGATCGGTCGAAGCGATAAGACGGGCGTTGGCCGAAACTTGA
- a CDS encoding M23 family metallopeptidase gives MVITPIARLRPPHPGRQEAGLVSTTTVVRRISTVLAVSAALLGSVIVYFGAAGSEPAEPPRARYISPALGAVAPVALIKPLAPAPLAPQPRVDGGTGYLRPVDGEFLSGFGVRSDGMHTGIDLRGRTGEPILASQSGTVSGAACGSGYGICSMIDHGGGVTTLYAHMSVKVVAGGRVERGQVIGLVGCTGSCETPHVHFEVRLNGARVDPIFYL, from the coding sequence TTGGTCATCACGCCCATTGCGCGCCTGCGCCCCCCTCACCCCGGGCGCCAGGAGGCGGGGCTGGTTTCGACCACGACCGTCGTCCGCAGGATCTCAACCGTGCTGGCAGTTTCGGCGGCACTGCTCGGGTCGGTCATCGTTTATTTCGGGGCCGCCGGCTCTGAGCCGGCGGAGCCGCCCCGGGCCCGGTACATCTCACCGGCGCTGGGCGCCGTAGCCCCCGTGGCGCTGATAAAGCCTCTCGCTCCGGCCCCGCTTGCGCCCCAGCCGAGGGTCGACGGCGGCACCGGCTACCTGCGGCCGGTAGACGGCGAGTTCCTGTCCGGGTTCGGCGTGCGCTCCGACGGCATGCACACGGGCATCGACCTCAGGGGCAGGACCGGCGAACCGATCCTGGCGTCGCAGAGCGGGACGGTGTCGGGCGCCGCGTGCGGAAGCGGCTACGGCATCTGCTCGATGATCGACCACGGCGGCGGCGTCACCACGCTCTACGCCCACATGAGCGTGAAGGTGGTCGCCGGAGGGCGGGTCGAGCGTGGTCAGGTCATCGGCCTGGTCGGCTGCACCGGGTCCTGCGAGACCCCGCACGTGCACTTCGAGGTTCGCCTGAACGGCGCCCGGGTGGACCCGATCTTCTACCTGTAA
- a CDS encoding TrpB-like pyridoxal phosphate-dependent enzyme translates to MASDSTQFTLDESQIPAAWFNVVPSMPTPPSPPIHPGTKEPIGPEMLAPLFPMALIGQEVTTDEWVDIPGPVMDVYKTFRPSPLVRARRLEKLLGTPARIYYKYEGVSAAGSHKPNTAIAQAYYNKSEGVKRIATETGAGQWGSAISMACAFFDLECQVYMVRASYNQKPGRRVMMQTWGGRVVASPSNETDAGRAILAEDPDSPGSLGIAISEAVEDAAKREDTKYCLGSVLNHVLLHQTVIGLEAKLQMEMADDFPDLVIGAVGGGSNFAGLAFPFVPDKTKGGKDMRFIAVEPTACPTLTEGTFEYDFGDTAETTPLLEMYTLGHKFIPPAIHAGGLRYHGDAPLVCRLVKDGIIEAVAYPQGKVFEAAVQFARSEGIIPAPESSHAIRAAVDEALACKETGDSKAILFGLSGHGLLDLGAYEAFLGGDLMDA, encoded by the coding sequence ATGGCGTCCGACTCCACTCAGTTCACTCTTGACGAAAGCCAGATCCCCGCAGCCTGGTTCAACGTGGTCCCGTCGATGCCGACGCCGCCGTCGCCCCCGATCCACCCCGGCACCAAGGAGCCGATCGGCCCGGAGATGCTGGCCCCCCTCTTCCCGATGGCGCTGATCGGACAGGAGGTCACGACGGACGAGTGGGTCGACATCCCCGGCCCGGTCATGGACGTCTACAAGACTTTCCGGCCGTCCCCGCTTGTGCGGGCCCGGCGCCTGGAGAAGCTGCTCGGCACCCCGGCCCGCATCTACTACAAGTACGAGGGCGTCTCGGCGGCCGGGTCGCACAAGCCCAACACGGCAATCGCCCAGGCCTACTACAACAAGTCCGAGGGCGTGAAGCGCATCGCAACCGAGACCGGTGCCGGCCAGTGGGGCAGCGCGATCTCGATGGCGTGTGCGTTCTTCGACCTCGAGTGCCAGGTCTACATGGTGCGGGCGTCCTACAACCAGAAGCCGGGACGGCGGGTCATGATGCAGACCTGGGGCGGCCGGGTGGTCGCTTCGCCGTCCAACGAGACCGATGCCGGGCGCGCCATCCTGGCCGAAGACCCCGACTCACCGGGGTCGCTGGGGATCGCGATCTCAGAGGCGGTCGAGGACGCCGCCAAGCGGGAGGACACCAAGTACTGCCTGGGCAGCGTGCTGAACCACGTCCTGCTCCACCAGACGGTCATCGGGCTGGAAGCCAAGCTCCAGATGGAGATGGCGGACGACTTTCCGGACCTCGTGATCGGCGCCGTCGGCGGGGGGTCCAACTTCGCCGGCCTGGCCTTTCCCTTCGTCCCCGACAAGACGAAGGGCGGCAAGGACATGCGGTTCATCGCGGTCGAGCCCACGGCATGCCCGACCCTGACGGAGGGCACCTTCGAGTACGACTTCGGCGACACCGCAGAGACCACTCCCCTGCTCGAGATGTACACGCTCGGCCACAAGTTCATCCCGCCGGCCATCCACGCCGGGGGCCTCAGGTACCACGGCGACGCCCCATTGGTCTGCCGGCTGGTGAAGGACGGGATCATCGAGGCAGTCGCCTACCCGCAGGGCAAGGTTTTCGAGGCCGCAGTCCAGTTCGCTCGATCCGAGGGCATCATCCCGGCCCCCGAGTCGTCGCACGCAATCCGGGCGGCGGTCGACGAGGCGCTGGCCTGCAAGGAGACCGGCGATTCCAAGGCCATTTTGTTCGGGCTCTCGGGGCACGGCCTGCTGGACCTTGGGGCCTACGAGGCGTTTCTGGGCGGGGACCTAATGGACGCCTGA